The following coding sequences are from one Nilaparvata lugens isolate BPH chromosome 6, ASM1435652v1, whole genome shotgun sequence window:
- the LOC111057015 gene encoding histidine-rich glycoprotein-like codes for MGIPATAATNMILPLFLGLFVGLCVADNEAAPSENVLVPLVPVELEPAAAPAHAVYHLVNEAADAAANLDNVENDSKGAGSVTHHHYHSGHVDHIHKHEGHAGHHHKHHGHAEHGHKHHGHAEHGHKHHGHAHHAHKHHGHAEHGHKHHGHADHGHKHEGHFGHGHKHHGHAEHGHKHHGHAEHGHKHHGHADHQHKHHGHASHGHKHHGHAEHGHKHHGHAEHGHHHGGHFGHGHKHGGHFGHGHKHHGHAEHGHKHHGHAEHGHKHHGHAEHGHKHEGHFGHGHKHHGHAEHGHKHHGHFGHGHKHHGHAEHGHKHHGHFGHGHKHHGHAEHGHKHHGHAEHGHKHHGHFGHGHKHGGHADHGHAHHTPDDHGAGHDAAQNEGLGAFYSAGDDRAYDSLLTVGGAGAATGAGAPAAADSGETFQIPELEGLAIYEP; via the exons ATGGGGATACCAGCTACAGCTGCAACAAACATG ATTCTTCCCCTTTTTCTAGGCTTATTTGTCGGCCTTTGTGTCGCTGACAATGAGGCTGCACCAAGCGA GAATGTGCTGGTGCCTTTGGTTCCCGTTGAACTAGAACCTGCAGCGGCACCCGCTCACGCAGTCTACCACTTAGTAAATGAGGCAGCCGATGCTGCAGCTAACCTAGATAATGTAGAAAATGACAGCAAAGGTGCTGGCTCAGTGACGCACCATCACTACCACTCTGGTCATGTAGACCACATACACAAGCATGAAGGTCATGCGGGCCATCACCACAAGCATCACGGTCATGCTGAGCACGGTCACAAGCATCACGGACACGCCGAGCATGGACACAAGCATCACGGACATGCACACCACGCACACAAGCATCATGGACACGCTGAGCATGGACACAAGCATCACGGACATGCCGATCATGGTCACAAGCACGAAGGTCACTTTGGACATGGACACAAGCATCACGGACACGCCGAGCATGGACACAAGCATCACGGACATGCTGAGCATGGACACAAGCACCATGGACACGCCGACCATCAACACAAGCATCACGGACATGCATCACATGGACACAAGCACCACGGACATGCCGAACATGGACATAAGCATCATGGACATGCCGAGCACGGTCATCATCACGGAGGACACTTTGGCCATGGACACAAGCACGGTGGACACTTTGGTCACGGACACAAGCATCACGGACATGCCGAACACGGACACAAGCATCACGGACATGCTGAGCACGGACACAAGCACCATGGACATGCTGAACACGGACACAAGCATGAGGGTCACTTCGGTCATGGACACAAACACCACGGACATGCTGAGCACGGACACAAGCACCACGGACATTTCGGTCATGGCCACAAGCACCACGGACATGCCGAACATGGACACAAGCACCACGGACATTTCGGTCATGGACACAAGCATCACGGACATGCCGAACATGGACACAAGCACCACGGACATGCCGAGCACGGACACAAGCATCACGGACACTTTGGTCACGGACACAAACACGGTGGACACGCTGACCATGGTCACGCTCATCACACTCCTGACGATCATGGTGCAGGTCACGACGCAGCCCAGAACGAAGGGCTTGGCGCATTCTACTCGGCCGGAGACGACCGCGCATATGACAGCCTGCTGACGGTGGGAGGAGCGGGAGCGGCAACGGGAGCGGGAGCACCGGCGGCAGCCGACAGCGGAGAGACTTTCCAGATCCCCGAGCTCGAAGGCCTCGCAATCTACGAGCCATAA